ACAGGTAAGGAACTGACCAACATCCGTGGCGACGAAAAGTTTACTCCGGCAAGTACTCTCAAGACTTTGACTACGGCTACCGCGATTCATTTTTTGCCCCTGGATTATGAACCCAAGACCTATGTGTCCTTGAACGGTAGCGTACAGAAGGGAACTTTCCATGGTTCTGTAAATATCCGTGGCGAAGGAGACCCGAATTTCTCTGGACGTTACTATGCTGATCCGTTCTACATGTTGTACGCCATGGTGGATTCCATCCGGGCATTGGGTGTGGATACCATTCGTGGCACAGTTGATTTGGATTCCAGTTACTACACGGGTCCATGGAAAGCGGAACACTGGCGCAAGAATTTCTATGACGCTTGGTATGGTGCAGAAATTGCTCCCCTGAACTTCAATGATAATTGTGTGGTGGTCCGTTTCAAGCCTGCTGAAAAAGAGGGCAAGCTTGCCGTTGCCGAGGTTATTCCCGACATTGGTTATGTGACATTGAAGAATGAAATGACCACTGTTCCGGGAAGAAAGAAAAAGTGGACCTGGGCTTTGGATCCGGTAAAGTCTGAAATCACTCTTGGTGGAACTATTGGTGTCAAGGTAGATTCTGCTCAGCTGGTGCTCCCCATTAGAAACCCTGTGGGATTCTTTAATGCAGCATTCATGTACGCTCTCAAGGAACGTGGAGTCACCTATATTCCCACAAAGGGTGTTCCCTCTGGAATTGAAATTGCCAAGTACGAATTTTCCGCGGCTCCGTTCCTCAGCATTCTCGATGAAATCAATCAACGTAGCCAGAACTTCCATGCCGAAGCCTTGTTCCGTAATCTTGGCGCACAAATGGCTGGCGAAGGCAGTGTTGAAGGCGGCAAGGCCATGGAGCGAAAGTTCCTTAATGAAATGGGCTTGAACCCCGATGATTTTGAAGTCTGGGACGGTTGCGGACTTTCTCCCAAGAACAAGTTGATGCCTTCTGTTGAAACAAAGCTTTTGGCAAAGATGGCTCGTCATCCTAAGGGTAGTTACTACATCAATAGCTTTGCAGGTCCCGGCCTTGGCACGGGCGGTAAGCGTCAGCTGGATTTGCCTTATCCCTGGCTGACCCGTTTCAAGACTGGTTTCATTGGCGAAGCTCATGCTCTTGTAGGTTACATCTTCGCCATGAACGGCGACACCCTTTCTGTGGCCATGTACTTGAACGAGACGGGTAAGAATCCAGATGCAACCTGCAAGGATGTCTTGGATACTCTTTGGTCCCGTCTGGTGATGCAGACCAATGACAATTATGCATCCTTGCTTGAAATGAAAAAGCTTTGGGTGGACGGCCAGAATGTTCGGGGCCTTTACGCTCGTCTGGATTACTTTACCAATGCTCTCAAGGGAAAGCCTTACCGTTTAGGTCCCATGGGTGAAGGCTACCTTGGAAATGTGGAATCCAAACCCTTGGTTTATTTGGATTCCGTAGACTGTGTGACTTTTGTGGAACACGCCTTGGCCTTGGCTCGCGCCACTCACGAAGATTCACTCTTCTGGGAATTGCAACGCATCCGTTATAAGGCGGGAAAAATCAGTTACCTGAATCGTAAGCACTATATGGTGGTGGACTGGGTTTCTGATTCCAAGTATGCGAAGATCATTCCCATGGCCGGCGATACTATAATTCAGCGCACCATGCCCAAGGTTGATTTCTTCAAGGCGAAGGGCTTGACTTAT
This genomic stretch from Fibrobacter sp. harbors:
- the dacB gene encoding D-alanyl-D-alanine carboxypeptidase/D-alanyl-D-alanine-endopeptidase, whose product is MKRILSFICFIAVTAFAAIDIDSFQVYVDSLVPGSRYGLSIRSVKTGKELTNIRGDEKFTPASTLKTLTTATAIHFLPLDYEPKTYVSLNGSVQKGTFHGSVNIRGEGDPNFSGRYYADPFYMLYAMVDSIRALGVDTIRGTVDLDSSYYTGPWKAEHWRKNFYDAWYGAEIAPLNFNDNCVVVRFKPAEKEGKLAVAEVIPDIGYVTLKNEMTTVPGRKKKWTWALDPVKSEITLGGTIGVKVDSAQLVLPIRNPVGFFNAAFMYALKERGVTYIPTKGVPSGIEIAKYEFSAAPFLSILDEINQRSQNFHAEALFRNLGAQMAGEGSVEGGKAMERKFLNEMGLNPDDFEVWDGCGLSPKNKLMPSVETKLLAKMARHPKGSYYINSFAGPGLGTGGKRQLDLPYPWLTRFKTGFIGEAHALVGYIFAMNGDTLSVAMYLNETGKNPDATCKDVLDTLWSRLVMQTNDNYASLLEMKKLWVDGQNVRGLYARLDYFTNALKGKPYRLGPMGEGYLGNVESKPLVYLDSVDCVTFVEHALALARATHEDSLFWELQRIRYKAGKISYLNRKHYMVVDWVSDSKYAKIIPMAGDTIIQRTMPKVDFFKAKGLTYTVNGQAKDVPSDIRYLPYDKALEFASKPYSGPMMVIGVAFVGKSEKIDATHTGFVVLRNGELPVLRHASSLRKQVIEQPFGEYLESRRGKLPGVTLFEFVQ